A window of Candidatus Nitrospira allomarina genomic DNA:
TGACCCATAATACAAACACTGCACCTGGGGGAAATCGGTGTGCATATATTTTGACCAAAGGGGACCAACATTCCATTGAGAGGAATCCACCACTTTCGAGAAGCTTCCCACGAAGTGCTTGCTCTGTTTCATGAGGGGTAGTGGTAAAGACAAAACCCCATCGATTGCAAATTCGATGGACATGCGTATCTACGCATATTCCTGGCATTTTATAGGCTAAAGGAACCACAATATTAGCCGTTTTACGCCCAACCCCCGGCAATAATAACAGGGCATCAATGGTATCAGGAGCCTTCCCGTGAAAATCCTTGCAAATCTAGTGGCTTATGGCCTTAATTTGCCTAGCTTTTACGCGATAAAGCGCAACAGGGAAAATGGTATTTTCTATTTTTTTCACCTGCATTCTACCCATTGAAAATGGGTCAGAGGAAATTGCAAATAACCTCTTGCTAGCCTCGGCGGTCACTTGATCTCGAGTTCGCAAGCTCAAAACACAGGCAATCAGAATTTTAAAAGGGTCAAGGCCTTGTTCGGCAAGGTGACTAAGGATTGGGGTAGGAAATGGCCTTATGGCCTTCTTAACCAGGGTGAGGAAGACAAGATTGTCATCCTCATGCATATTTTCCTTTTAATGAAATTTTGAAGGAAAAATTGAGGAGAAATTGCGATGGATGTTGGGGGCAAATAATTAATACAAGCTAAAACATTCTATTCTTTGAAAGCCATTTTTGGCGACGACGTGCGGCTTCACGCTCTTTACCCTTTTTCTTAACGCTAGGTTTTTCATAAAATCTGCGCCGTTTTAATTCACGAAATAAACCCTCTGCGGCCAACTTTTTCTTAGCGACTTTCAATGCTTTTTCAACGTTGTTATTGATAACTCGTACTTCCACGTTTCCCTCAAACTAAAGATTAAATCAACATTTTACAATTTTACGCTTTGCTTCAGAGTCTGGCACTTTATCATGAGTTGTAAGCCTATGCAAGACGAAATTAATTCGTTAATTTACATTTTTGCCTTTAAAATCAAGTACTAAATATTTTATATATGATATTTTAAAATGATCACTATGAGTCTTTTAATGCGGCAATCATATCCAATACCATCTTTTTGCCATCTCCAAATAACATCAATGAGTTATCCAAGGCGAATAATGGATTGGGAATTCCAGCAAAACCAGGGCTTAAACTGCGTTTTATTACTACAACGGTTTTTGCCTTATCGACATCAATGATGGGCATTCCCGCAATTGGACTACTTGGATCAGTCCTGGCCAATGGGTTCACCACGTCGTTTGCACCAATAACTAAGACAACATCCACCTGATCAATGGTTTGGTTGATCTCATCCATATCTTTCAGCGCATCATAGGGAACATCCGCCTCAGCCATAAGGACATTCATATGGCCTGGCATTCTTCCTGCCACAGGATGGATCCCGTATTCCACGGTTGTCCCACGGCTCTCCAGAAGAGCGGCCAGGCTGGCGACCGGATGCTGAGCTTGGGATACGGCCATTCCATAGCCGGGAACAATTACTACTCGGCGCGCCGCATCAAACAGCAACGCGACTTCCTCAGGAGATGCCGACTTAACTTTTCCCCCATACACTTCATCAG
This region includes:
- the rpsU gene encoding 30S ribosomal protein S21 gives rise to the protein MEVRVINNNVEKALKVAKKKLAAEGLFRELKRRRFYEKPSVKKKGKEREAARRRQKWLSKNRMF